Proteins co-encoded in one Leucobacter exalbidus genomic window:
- the upp gene encoding uracil phosphoribosyltransferase — protein MRVFVADHPLITHKLTVLRDKNTPQPTFRLLTEELMTLLAYEATREVRVEPYEIETPVTKTMGVRLTQPLPLIVPILRAGLGMLEGMVKLVPTAEVGFLGMARDEETLLPTTYAERLPDSLAGRQCFVLDPMLATGGSLAGAIKFLFDRGADDVTAICVLGTPEGIETIREAAGDRKVTLVLGALDEGLNDKAYIVPGLGDAGDRLYGTAGE, from the coding sequence ATGCGAGTTTTCGTGGCGGACCATCCGCTCATCACCCACAAGCTGACCGTGCTGCGCGACAAGAATACGCCGCAGCCGACGTTCAGGCTCCTGACCGAGGAGCTTATGACACTGCTCGCCTACGAGGCGACCCGTGAAGTACGCGTCGAACCCTATGAAATTGAAACCCCTGTCACCAAGACCATGGGCGTGCGACTGACTCAGCCGCTGCCCTTGATCGTCCCTATTCTGCGCGCAGGCCTCGGCATGCTCGAGGGCATGGTGAAGCTCGTTCCCACTGCCGAGGTCGGTTTCCTCGGTATGGCGCGCGACGAGGAGACCCTCCTCCCCACGACCTATGCAGAGCGTCTGCCCGATTCGCTGGCAGGCCGCCAGTGCTTCGTGCTCGACCCGATGCTCGCGACCGGCGGTTCACTCGCTGGCGCTATCAAGTTCTTGTTCGACCGCGGCGCCGATGACGTCACGGCGATCTGCGTGCTTGGCACTCCCGAGGGCATCGAGACGATTCGCGAGGCCGCGGGCGACCGCAAGGTCACGCTCGTGCTCGGCGCACTCGACGAGGGGCTCAACGACAAGGCATACATCGTGCCCGGTTTGGGCGACGCAGGCGACCGCCTGTACGGCACCGCCGGCGAATAG
- a CDS encoding nucleoside deaminase: MGYALDAAREAAAAGEVPIGAVLLGPDLEVLGTGRNTREAVPDPTGHAEVLAIRAACASLGDRILEGCTLVVTLEPCVMCAGVILAARVPTVIFGAWDEKAGAAGSVYDLLRDGRLPHPVPQVVVGVREDECAALLEEFFARMR, encoded by the coding sequence ATGGGCTATGCGCTCGATGCTGCCCGCGAAGCCGCAGCGGCTGGCGAAGTGCCCATCGGGGCGGTGCTGTTGGGCCCTGATCTTGAGGTGTTGGGGACGGGGCGAAACACGCGCGAAGCGGTGCCGGATCCCACGGGCCACGCCGAAGTACTCGCTATTCGGGCGGCCTGCGCCAGCCTGGGTGACCGCATCCTTGAGGGGTGCACCCTGGTGGTCACGCTCGAGCCGTGCGTGATGTGCGCCGGCGTCATTCTCGCCGCCCGGGTACCGACGGTCATCTTTGGGGCGTGGGATGAGAAGGCCGGCGCCGCTGGCAGCGTGTATGACCTGCTGCGTGACGGGCGTCTGCCCCACCCGGTTCCGCAGGTGGTGGTGGGGGTGCGCGAAGACGAGTGCGCCGCGCTGCTTGAGGAATTCTTCGCGCGCATGCGCTGA